One Salminus brasiliensis chromosome 5, fSalBra1.hap2, whole genome shotgun sequence DNA segment encodes these proteins:
- the lmtk3 gene encoding uncharacterized protein lmtk3 isoform X2: MRAPRRWGTVLLLLAGLMSLLSPDRALGAPQREVSVSRDGSLSPPPYVVILISCSGLVSFILLLLTCLCCKRGGVGFNEFDNAEAEECSGGSSPAPEDSLSSCPSLPEVYTLPLRDRTCPALSNGIDSSSQCFRRHTLNYLQEIGNGWFGKVILAEVLCDCSSSQAVVKELKVSASPLEQRKFLAEAEPYRSLQHPNILQCLGQCSENIPYLLVMEFCQLGDLKRYLRAQRKSDGMTPDLLNRDLLTLQRMAYEITSGLLHLHENNYIHSDLALRNCLLTSDLTVRIGDYGLSHNHYKEDYYLTPDKLWIPLRWIAPELLEFRGGLVVTDQTKTSNVWSLGVVIWELFEFGAQPHRHLSDEEVLTFVIKERQITLAQPRLKLSHADYWYEVMQSCWLPPSQRPTVNEVFILLSSLLAAEQGRSVSEDEDEEEYEEQHGRGRRGESEESFERRWDSLRPNAFQSAAGERQRERVYCREGGSFRGNGNSFPLLDPVNSITPTTSELDDILTVTETSKGLNFEYFWEKAHGRRGYKPLPPPQPIPTPSSGHRQSLDTPTVVPVISARSPSLASEYYIRLEEHTPQDKSPSLKGKTSLRADSVSPGDLELVEIRSGSLGKERPAFGYQDKFGRGAASQTVQTVRSSEVQVLVPNTGLVEFSKEGCSRVTDFAVVDVGDRTEDVKRDSNPRCSGSVISQAPILPPKPRSMSISSGNHLHSRPLPVPPPIYPRSYGLGHYPGSSYPMGKSEASDSIFLSSSSSSKANFDHLGFNRTHQTLPPSPSLSPSIPPSSGGPSVFPPPQTCPPPLPPHYRLQRSSYPHYSGETFPRHNNSAVHLQRDPLSCDYADKRIADRSLTRSQSLHNSRDGTDSYIKDKGSPLGRDSSYCKMTRSQSTVPEFERKSSSSPAYSEEDDDDSLFLSPSRSSSATTIEHISLAEEQDPATTELFSRGMKRTQSRLDTILPAIWKEDAELHRERVAAAKKSPIHLFLTEISSESSDSNMGQTSWGRESDKENGFRGMRRSQSLLTELDSASQGWESDRGSLTGLDNGPKKRDLFLTEIDTAVSDCEDVYDGDGGIPVSRFGTTPFPYARPQDLPTYAEAEEAYSQGMKRSRSLLSDITTETESKKEEMTREEFLREIQSAETFLTEIITRQRKQEESLSPTAISPEYESICIEPGSSQTIRFESERSSGKPMSDMKEAIYAQVTKRVKKSEIKVAVRPEIPVLQIASELQSIKTEKTTAPDTNLVKADTKPQCPADFVPSGILPKTGLLMDQLSPLMTDEKDAEVTDSGNEALGSSVSLSYVKPGERGELCRQSETQSFLEGNSDEGLIKTPERVSAVPKMDREEICMQAQLTTDEGRPVSPGAIDSEVLGDDSPKSSSTFIDIPEQTKSANTNSCTTETIWDTVLFPTVIQNRQSLESPQTKPQASQMETPPSPLSSEQLSHTESDKHSNMIYDAKEKEILKNLTSNESALPLGQTDMDAFPFPLAREPNSDQSLSTITPTDSTMSPLTSSSMDCLTPGDSWTVGGGSGWRVLGTETPHRDSAYFSDSDWDASEGVPRRGGDGLCSSRPGSSKAGERGGILMGIEEKTEVDDDGLVGHESLENKAKDKGQIKELLSDKMVLRRSGDGIETVEVSIAEKSLEHGNDKSVLNVSEDSKTHNSTELIDNLLSTIDDEPLKGFPYSSGLQLSYQMSSLDDSSQEREFHNSGHSYGLPPKTIEKSPVEELLGHQAYLKGNENEILDSSQLNEIQKQIPMPDSSESRLSQFYSLQTETLPSFTSIQVKNKSSTEDTQSILTHSIWSETNTELTSKTKRLTLDAQEVDTNELGLRNLSYTEESEEEQEKAKSESEGQLAAVELCFTTKKSPNTEREQALPTETSAKESFHDIVEEPSRGLELKAKELWNANNVEGTGVCLKGEFDCHRFQEGDLPLCSTENDQWASAENEHWATAEIQSSERELGSEFFPGLEQNKCAEGERLVAGCEFWDEEANDELAKSEPHPTILEALENKCNDERLQQANYSAQHTIPSWVQPAPPLQMMVIHQEENNENPDMENGELQHEINCIKVEVDNLENPEQELLPQLNGVENMSSSAPGSKVYIQNEADEDDILDPEGNQNFNRLANILNFENEARERDVEHSSHPSDFVRFEGVKIDESQTDHNNSWATIPFQTEEMKALVMPSTVETSNLPGTASTAIKPHVTAECQDSYDSLADREDFGNHCQTSNRESEELIFSEKDKCDSLPCPSLTVNTEEEPCTVHTGSVQCCAPALVSMEISDCDASQHAEMSDCQGPTNYPNTVHHIEIKSNANVQSTTDQPWPEVIDHESLSDFSNDADSLDQSERERSTNTHSKGITANLGQKTHMSLLTENQTHLVSDCISENDRNSTSRPMISQCSLNSIPELLISEWKDLDEEPLEDFEKLEKLCCISGDEDILGDLFLGNLELLESLKKSTITAEGQDNSGTLQGRTRVELKEEVDGISDISTAKSQVFEQNEKGSQNFQEGSQLLLEKKLGAHVSSNISPCHSSEATKGQRSLSQMPTKNGLMMQVCEEKLQYSLSENVKTNVLWGSALTDSVILRPWGDTNLTTENDAAREKASLETESLCSKGEAVSSSPALSKSEDAEEESEMLTVMEQPEIAPALPATNQAMKGGFWDGGDHRIGRRRGVSTGSDPEEDEEEEQEDESSRKVIVITETDVHKRVGLRSLLKSPKEPLDKENRDHGRNVSFFDDVTVYLFDQETPTNELSSGSAPTSPSPLGKPAHFDGLGGSNHKASKNKDHMKPRSPTGISSVPASRFTVSPADDPHLV, encoded by the exons GAGTTTGATAATGCTGAGGCAGAGGAATGCTCAGGAGGCTCTAGCCCAGCACCTGAGGACAGCCTGTCCTCATGTCCATCTCTTCCAGAGGTCTATACATTGCCTCTGCGAGACCGAACATGCCCTGCACTGTCCAATGGCATAG ACTCCAGTTCTCAGTGTTTTCGGAGACACACTCTCAACTACCTGCAGGAGATTGGAAATGGATGGTTTGGAAAG gtgATTCTGGCAGAGGTACTATGCGACTGCAGCTCCTCTCAGGCTGTGGTAAAGGAGCTGAAAGTCAGCGCCAGTCCGCTGGAACAGCGCAAGTTCCTGGCAGAGGCCGAGCCATACAG AAGCCTCCAGCATCCCAACATCCTGCAGTGTTTGGGGCAGTGCAGTGAGAACATCCCCTATCTGCTGGTCATGGAGTTCTGCCAGCTG GGTGACCTCAAAAGGTATCTAAGGGCTCAGAGGAAGTCAGACGGCATGACACCGGACCTTTTGAACCGGGACCTCTTGACATTGCAACGAATGGCATATGAGATCACCTCAGGCCTCCTGCACCTTCATGAGAACAACTACATACACAG TGATCTGGCACTGAGAAACTGTCTGCTTACCTCAGATCTGACAGTCAGGATTGGAGACTACGGTCTCTCACACAACCACTACAAG GAAGACTACTATCTGACTCCGGATAAGCTATGGATTCCTCTGCGCTGGATCGCCCCAGAGCTGCTGGAGTTCCGAGGAGGATTAGTGGTCACGGACCAGACCAAGACCAGCAACGTCTG GTCTTTGGGCGTTGTGATTTGGGAGCTGTTTGAATTTGGTGCCCAACCACACAGACATCTGAGTGATGAAGAAGTCCTTACATTTGTCATCAAGGAGAGGCAGATCACGCTTGCACAACCACGCCTCAAGCTATCTCATGCAGACTACTG gTACGAGGTCATGCAGTCGTGTTGGCTTCCACCCTCTCAGCGGCCAACGGTCAATGAAGTCTtcattctcctctcctctctcctggcTGCGGAACAAGGGAGGAGTGTATCagaggatgaggatgaagaggagTATGAGGAACAACATGGCAGAGGAAGAAGAGGCGAGAGCGAAGAGTCATTCGAAAGACGATGGGATTCTCTTCGCCCCAATGCGTTTCAGTCAGCTGCTGGCGAacggcagagagaaagagtttATTGCAGAGAGGGCGGAAGTTTCAGAGGGAATGGTAACTCCTTCCCTCTGCTGGATCCTGTGAATTCAATTACTCCTACAACATCTGAGCTTGACGACATCTTAACAGTCACTGAGACTAGCAAAGGGTTAAATTTTGAATACTTCTGGGAGAAGGCCCATGGTAGGAGGGGTTACAAACCTCTTCCTCCCCCTCAACCAATACCTACGCCCAGCTCTGGTCACAGGCAGTCTCTTGACACACCCACAGTGGTTCCTGTGATCAGTGCTCGTAGCCCCTCATTAGCCAGTGAGTACTACATTCGCCTGGAGGAGCACACCCCGCAGGACAAATCCCCTTCTCTGAAAGGAAAAACGTCATTACGAGCAGATTCTGTCAGTCCCGGGGATCTGGAGTTAGTAGAGATTCGTAGTGGAAGTCTTGGAAAAGAAAGACCTGCTTTTGGTTATCAGGACAAATTTGGACGAGGTGCTGCTTCTCAGACCGTTCAGACCGTAAGGTCCAGTGAAGTCCAGGTGCTGGTGCCAAACACAGGCCTGGTTGAGTTTAGTAAAGAAGGCTGCAGCAGAGTGACCGATTTTGCAGTGGTAGATGTTGGAGACAGAACAGAAGATGTGAAAAGAGACTCAAACCCGAGGTGCTCTGGATCTGTAATTTCCCAAGCACCCATTCTTCCTCCAAAACCCCGCTCAATGTCCATCTCATCAGGCAACCACTTGCACTCGCGGCCCCTACCTGTTCCTCCTCCGATATACCCTCGATCCTATGGGCTGGGTCACTACCCTGGATCATCCTACCCCATGGGAAAGTCTGAGGCTTCAGATTCAATATTCCTGAGCAGCTCTTCCTCATCTAAAGCTAATTTTGATCATTTAGGGTTTAATCGCACACACCAGACACTgcctccatctccctctctctctccatccattcCCCCATCCTCTGGAGGACCGTCTGTGTTTCCTCCACCTCAGACCTGccctccacccctccctccTCATTACAGACTTCAGAGAAGTTCCTACCCCCATTATTCTGGAGAAACATTTCCCAGACATAACAACTCTGCAGTGCACTTACAACGAGACCCGTTAAGCTGTGACTATGCTGACAAGCGAATTGCTGACAGAAGTCTGACACGTTCGCAGTCCTTGCACAATTCAAGGGATGGCACGGACTCCTACATTAAAGACAAGGGGTCCCCATTGGGCAGAGATTCGTCTTATTGTAAAATGACTCGCTCACAGTCCACAGTTCCAGAGTTTGAGAGAAAGTCCTCCTCCAGCCCAGCATACTCagaggaagatgatgatgattccCTGTTTCTGTCTCCAAGCAGATCCAGCAGTGCCACTACCATTGAACACATTAGCCTGGCAGAGGAGCAAGACCCTGCTACAACGGAACTTTTCTCCAGAGGAATGAAGCGAACCCAATCCCGGCTTGATACCATTCTCCCGGCCATCTGGAAGGAAGATGCAGAGCTGCATCGGGAGAGAGTTGCAGCAGCCAAGAAATCCCCAATACATCTGTTTCTAACTGAAATCTCCAGCGAATCTTCAGACTCAAACATGGGACAAACCTCATGGGGCAGGGAGAGTGACAAGGAGAATGGATTTCGAGGGATGCGACGCTCCCAGTCCCTCCTTACTGAACTCGACTCAGCCTCTCAGGGTTGGGAGTCAGACAGAGGATCGCTTACCGGACTGGACAATGGCCCTAAAAAGAGGGATTTGTTTCTCACTGAGATTGACACAGCAGTATCAGATTGTGAAGATGTGTATGACGGTGATGGGGGAATCCCAGTGTCTCGCTTTGGAACCACACCCTTCCCTTACGCTcgtccacaagacctgccaacatatgcagaagcagaagaagcGTATTCTCAAGGAATGAAGAGATCACGCTCCCTGTTATCTGACATCACTACCGAGACTGAGTCTAAGAAAGAGGAAATGACCCGAGAGGAGTTTCTAAGGGAGATCCAATCAGCTGAGACTTTTCTAACTGAAATAATAACAAGACAGCGCAAACAGGAGGAAAGTCTGTCACCTACAGCAATATCACCTGAGTATGAGTCAATATGCATTGAACCAGGGTCCTCACAAACGATAAGatttgaatctgaaagatcatcAGGGAAGCCCATGAGTGACATGAAAGAAGCCATCTACGCTCAAGTTACCAAAAGAGTGAAAAAGAGTGAAATAAAAGTCGCAGTTCGTCCAGAAATTCCAGTATTGCAAATAGCATCAGAATTGCAAAGCATTAAGACAGAGAAAACAACAGCACCTGATACTAATCTGGTTAAGGCAGACACAAAGCCTCAGTGCCCTGCTGACTTTGTTCCTTCAGGAATTTTGCCTAAAACAGGGCTTCTAATGGACCAGTTGTCTCCTCTTATGACAGACGAAAAAGATGCTGAGGTGACAGACAGTGGAAATGAAGCATTAGGGTCCAGTGTATCTCTTAGTTATGTAAAGCCTGGAGAACGAGGAGAACTGTGTAGACAGTCTGAAACTCAGTCCTTTTTAGAGGGTAACTCAGATGAGGGCCTAATCAAAACCCCTGAGCGTGTTAGTGCAGTTCCTAAGATGGACAGGGAAGAAATATGCATGCAGGCACAGCTAACAACAGATGAGGGCCGTCCAGTCAGCCCTGGCGCTATAGACTCAGAGGTTCTAGGTGATGATTCGCCTAAAAGTTCGTCAACATTTATAGACATTCCTGAGCAAACCAAGTCAGCAAATACCAATTCCTGCACAACTGAGACCATCTGGGACACAGTATTGTTTCCCACAGTTATTCAAAACAGACAAAGCCTAGAATCACCACAGACTAAGCCCCAGGCCTCACAAATGGAGACTCCTCCATCTCCTCTATCCAGTGAGCAACTATCTCATACTGAAAGCGACAAACATTCCAATATGATATATGatgctaaagaaaaagaaatcttAAAGAATTTGACTTCAAATGAGTCAGCACTGCCTCTGGGACAAACAGACATGGATGCCTTCCCATTTCCTTTGGCAAGGGAACCAAACTCTGATCAGTCCCTGTCCACTATTACACCCACAGACTCCACAATGTCACCTCTTACGTCTAGTTCTATGGATTGCCTCACACCTGGAGACTCATGGACTGTTGGGGGAGGCTCTGGCTGGAGGGTCCTTGGAACTGAAACACCTCATCGAGACTCTGCCTATTTCTCAGACAGTGATTGGGACGCTAGTGAGGGTGTGCCCAGACGAGGAGGCGATGGACTGTGCTCCTCTCGTCCTGGCAGTAGcaaagcaggagagagaggaggaataCTGATGGGTATTGAGGAAAAGACTGAAGTGGATGATGACGGTCTAGTAGGGCACGAGAGTTtggaaaacaaagcaaaagacAAGGGACAGATTAAAGAATTATTGTCAGATAAAATGGTCTTGCGGAGATCTGGTGATGGCATAGAGACGGTAGAGGTCAGCATTGCTGAAAAGAGTCTCGAACATGGTAATGATAAAAGTGTCCTGAATGTTTCAGAGGACTCAAAGACTCACAACAGCACTGAGCTTATTGACAATTTACTCTCCACTATTGATGACGAGCCACTGAAAGGGTTTCCGTACAGCAGTGGCTTGCAACTCAGTTACCAAATGTCATCCCTTGATGATTCTAGTCAGGAAAGAGAGTTTCATAACTCAGGACACAGCTATGGATTGCCTCCTAAAACAATAGAAAAAAGCCCAGTGGAGGAACTCCTAGGGCATCAGGCATATTTGAAAGGTAATGAAAATGAAATTTTAGATTCTTCGCAACTAAACGAAATTCAAAAGCAGATACCAATGCCAGACAGCAGTGAATCCAGGTTGTCTCAGTTTTACAGCCTTCAGACAGAAACTTTGCCATCCTTCACCAGCATCCAGGTTAAGAACAAGTCCAGCACTGAGGACACACAGTCAATCTTAACCCACTCCATCTGGTCTGAGACCAATACAGAGTTGACGTCAAAAACAAAGAGGCTGACATTAGATGCACAAGAGGTTGATACCAATGAACTGGGCTTGAGAAACCTGTCTTACACTGAAGAAAGTGAAGAGGAGCAGGAAAAGGCGAAGTCTGAAAGCGAAGGGCAGCTAGCTGCAGTTGAGCTGTGTTTCACAACCAAGAAATCTCCAAatacagaaagagagcaggCCCTTCCAACAGAGACCTCAGCTAAAGAAAGTTTTCATGACATTGTTGAGGAACCCTCAAGGGGACTAGAACTGAAGGCCAAAGAGTTGTGGAATGCTAATAATGTCGAAGGCACAGGTGTATGTCTGAAGGGAGAATTTGATTGCCATCGATTCCAGGAAGGAGATCTTCCATTGTGCTCAACTGAAAATGACCAATGGGCATCAGCTGAAAATGAACACTGGGCGACAGCTGAGATTCAGAGTTCCGAAAGAGAATTAGGGTCAGAGTTTTTCCCAGGTCTTGAACAAAACAAGTGTGCAGAGGGAGAGCGATTGGTTGCAGGCTGTGAATTTTGGGACGAAGAAGCAAATGATGAACTAGCAAAGAGTGAGCCTCATCCTACCATTTTGGAGGCTCTTGAAAATAAGTGCAATGATGAAAGGCTGCAACAAGCCAATTACTCTGCGCAACACACTATTCCCAGTTGGGTTCAGccagctcctccactgcagATGATGGTTATTCATCAGGAGGAAAACAATGAGAATCCTGACATGGAGAATGGAGAGCTGCAACATGAAATAAACTGCATAAAGGTGGAGGTGGATAATCTGGAAAACCCAGAGCAAGAACTACTCCCCCAGCTGAATGGTGTTGAAAATATGAGCTCCAGTGCCCCAGGTTCCAAAGTGTATATACAAAATGAAGCAGATGAAGATGACATTTTGGACCCTGAAGGGAATCAAAACTTCAACAGACTGGCGAACATCCTTAACTTCGAGAATGAGGCAAGAGAAAGAGATGTAGAGCACTCCTCCCACCCTAGTGACTTTGTGAGGTTTGAAGGTGTGAAAATTGATGAATCTCAAACTGACCACAACAACAGCTGGGCCACAATACCATTTCAGACCGAAGAGATGAAGGCCTTGGTCATGCCCTCCACAGTAGAAACGTCAAACTTGCCTGGCACTGCTAGTACTGCTATTAAACCTCACGTAACTGCAGAATGCCAAGACAGTTACGACAGTCTGGCTGACAGAGAGGATTTTGGAAATCACTGCCAAACGTCAAATAGGGAGAGCGAAGAGCTTATATTTTCTGAAAAAGACAAATGCGATTCTCTTCCCTGTCCCAGTCTGACGGTTAACACTGAAGAAGAACCGTGCACAGTCCATACAGGCAGTGTCCAGTGCTGCGCTCCTGCACTGGTGTCTATGGAGATCTCTGACTGCGATGCTTCTCAGCATGCAGAGATGAGTGACTGCCAAGGCCCCACCAACTATCCAAACACAGTGCACCATATAGAGATTAAGTCTAATGCAAATGTACAGAGCACAACTGACCAACCCTGGCCTGAGGTCATAGACCATGAAAGTCTATCAGACTTTTCTAATGATGCCGATTCTTTAGATCAGTCTGAGAGGGAGCGTTCAACCAACACTCACAGCAAAGGAATTACTGCAAATTTGGGACAGAAAACACATATGTCATTACTCACCGAAAATCAGACTCACCTGGTGTCAGACTGCATCAGTGAGAATGACAGAAATAGCACGTCCCGTCCAATGATCTCTCAATGCTCTTTAAACTCCATCCCAGAGTTGCTGATCTCAGAGTGGAAGGATTTAGATGAGGAGCCCTTGGAGGACTTTGAGAAGCTAGAGAAGTTGTGCTGCATTTCTGGAGATGAAGATATTCTTGGAGACCTCTTCTTGGGAAATTTGGAACTGCTTGAGTCACTGAAAAAGAGTACTATCACAGCGGAGGGCCAAGACAACTCTGGGACTTTACAAGGCCGGACAAGAGTTGAGCTGAAGGAAGAGGTCGATGGAATCTCAGATATTTCCACAGCAAAATCACAAGTCTTTGAGCAGAATGAGAAGGGCTCTCAGAACTTCCAAGAAGGTTCTCAGCTTTTACTGGAAAAGAAGCTGGGAGCACATGTGTCATCGAACATTTCACCATGTCATTCAAGTGAAGCTACCAAAGGTCAACGATCACTGTCCCAAATGCCAACAAAAAATGGGCTAATGatgcag GTTTGTGAAGAGAAACTACAGTACTCTCTCAGTGAGAACGTCAAAACCAATGTGCTCTGGGGATCTGCCCTCACTGACAGCGTCATCCTGCGTCCTTGGGGTGACACCAACCTCACCACTGAGAATGATGCTGCCAGGGAAAAAGCCTCCCTGGAAACAGAGAG TCTCTGCAGTAAAGGAGAGGCAGTCTCCTCAAGCCCAGCGTTATCTAAGAGTGAAGATGCTGAAGAAGAAAGTGAGATGCTGACAGTGATGGAGCAGCCTGAGATCGCACCTGCCCTACCTGCTACAAACCAAGCTATGAAAG GAGGATTCTGGGACGGGGGTGACCACAGAATTGGTCGCAGGAGGGGGGTTTCAACCGGAAGCGATCCTGAAGAAGACGAGGAAGAAGAACAGGAGGACGAGTCCTCCAGGAAGGTTATCGTCATCACAGAAACAGATGTTCACAAGCGAGTAGGCCTGCGGAGCTTGCTGAAATCGCCCAAGGAACCCCTAGACAAAGAGAACCGCGACCATGGAAGGAACGTGTCCTTTTTCGATGATGTCACAGTCTATCTTTTCGATCAG GAAACTCCAACTAATGAGCTGAGTTCTGGCTCTGCACCTACAAGTCCGTCTCCTCTTGGAAAGCCTGCTCACTTCGATGGACTTG GAGGCAGCAATCACAAGGCCAGCAAGAACAAGGACCACATGAAGCCAAGATCTCCCACAGGTATCAGTTCAGTCCCGGCATCACGCTTCACTGTCAGCCCTGCCGACGACCCGCATTTGGTGTGA